The genomic stretch CCGGGTTGAATCGAACAGGATGGAGGAAAGATCGTCCATTAGAGGCAGCTTGTATATGGACTATGCCAATCGGCCAAGCCCGCTGCGAAGCAAGTGCGCTCTCCCCTTGCTTGCAACCCACATGGCATAGTGTAGGTCAGCCCGATGGGCGATGGCACGACCGATATTGATGGCTCTCTTGCAGAGGGTGCAATTGCAGACCGGATAGAGCGGATTTGCGTCGCACACGAAGGGTCAGAAGGACCGCTGCTTCCCATTCTTCACGAAGTACAGGCGACATTCGGCTGCATCGATACGGCTGCCGAAACCATCATCGCGAGATGCCTCAATCTCAGCCGCGCCGAAGTGCACGGCGTGGTCAGTTTCTACCATGATTTCCAGGCCGAGCCCGACCCGCGCCCCGTCGTCCAGATATGTCGCGCAGAAGCCTGCAAGGCGCG from Altererythrobacter epoxidivorans encodes the following:
- a CDS encoding NAD(P)H-dependent oxidoreductase subunit E: MGDGTTDIDGSLAEGAIADRIERICVAHEGSEGPLLPILHEVQATFGCIDTAAETIIARCLNLSRAEVHGVVSFYHDFQAEPDPRPVVQICRAEACKARGVEKLVAGARTAAGDRVRIEDVYCLGLCSVGPNARIGDQMHARLDAEALARLIDRA